The Nycticebus coucang isolate mNycCou1 chromosome 2, mNycCou1.pri, whole genome shotgun sequence genome includes a window with the following:
- the LRRC19 gene encoding leucine-rich repeat-containing protein 19, which translates to MKVTCIATLFWLFSMLLLPDKSQTSKTEVQCNFTERNYSLVPVTINKNVTILDLSYNHITLNATDIRVLQTYFLLTELYLIENNVAILHSNSFGNLSNLEILNICRNSIYIIERGAFVGLSKLKQLYLCQNQILQLNADMFVPLRNLKLLNLHGNWISSFAVPQLFHLELIILYGNPWNCSCSLFNLQNWLKTSNVTLENENVTMCRYPDILKSYNIKTVPLKAECHSKSPSPIIEDLYIHFQSNSNSAFNSSLNNLTRDSEHEPLGKSWPLLIGVVVTVLMTSFLIFIAIKCPIWYNILLSYNHHRLEEHEVETYDEAFNGNPSSLSQTPATNSEDTTIIFERLHSFVVDDDGFIEDKYIDTHELCEEN; encoded by the exons ATGAAAGTCACATGCATCGCAACCTTATTTTGGCTTTTCTCCATGCTACTATTACCAGACAAAAGCCAGACTTCTAAAACA gaagtCCAATGTAATTTCACTGAAAGGAATTATTCTTTGGTTCCAGTGACTATCAATAAAAATGTTACTATACTTGATCTCAGTTATAACCATATTACTCTGAATGCTACTGACATAAGAGTTCTGCAGACATATTTTTTACTCACTGAGCTGTACCTAATTGAGAACAATGTTGCTATCTTACACAGTAACAGTTTTGGTAACCTATCCAatctagaaattttaaatatctgtagAAACTCCATCTACATAATTGAACGGGGTGCATTTGTAGGGTTAAGTAAACTAAAACAGTTATATCTCTGCCAAAACCAAATACTACAACTGAATGCTGATATGTTTGTACCTCTGAGAAACCTGAAACTTCTGAATCTGCATGGCAATTGGATAAGCTCTTTTGCAGTACCACAACTATTTCATCtggaattaataattttatatggaaacccATGGAACTGCTCTTGTAGTCTATTCAATTTGCAGAACTGGCTTAAAACATCAAACGTGACTTTAG AAAATGAAAACGTCACCATGTGTAGGTATCcagatatcctgaagagctacaATATCAAAACAGTACCTCTTAAAGCTGAATGCCACTCAAAATCTCCTTCACCTATAATTGAAGATCTTTATATTCACTTTCAGTCCAATAGCAATTCAGCCTTTAATAGCTCTTTGAACAACTTAACAAGAGATTCAG AACATGAGCCTCTTGGGAAAAGTTGGCCTCTCCTTATTGGTGTTGTTGTCACTGTACTGATGACTTCATTCCTCATCTTTATTGCTATCAAATGTCCAATATGGTATAATATTCTGCTTAGTTACAATCATCATCGCTTAGAAGAGCATGAAGTAGAAACCTATGATGAAGCTTTTAATGGAAATCCAAGTTCTCTTTCACAGACACCAGCTACAAACTCTGAAGACACTACAATAATATTTGAACGATTACACTCATTTGTGGTAGATGATGATGGGTTTATTGAAGACAAATATATAGATACCCATGAATTAtgtgaagaaaattaa